The Argiope bruennichi chromosome 9, qqArgBrue1.1, whole genome shotgun sequence nucleotide sequence TCATATACTTTATGAAATATTAGCCGCTTTTAGCGATCAGCTTATTCGCCTGAAATAATAGTGGTGTGTAATTCATATTCtatttcttatgcataacttTGATTGTCATGATTCTcgcaagaaaacatttttatgttggACATTATAGTCATGTTACTCTAATAGTCTTACATTTGTTCAATTTATTGTCTAAACGGGCCTTCCTCTTGGAATCACGTCCGATAACACCATTGTATCATTAAAATAGTAACCTTTCCAGATATATACCTTCTAATTGCAAATTGTATGTCGGTGctctgtaatttcactttcttgtGTGTAAATAATAATGCAGCATCTCTCTTCTtgaactttcaacaatggaagaaaataactCAATTGGgtgttaaatgaaataagaaaaaaaactttaaaattccttGCAACaacgaaatatattgttgaagCTGATGCAAAAAGCATTTTCACACAcatgtttccttttattatttataaagactaatattattcaaaatatgatctTTGACTGGATGTAGggtgaaaatgtttttttgttgttgtcccTATGTTGCCTGCAAGGCTGGAATAAAAGAACAGTTCAGAACAAGAATAaagagtttgttttattttaaaatttgttaagctCTTCAGATACATTTGCTAAATTCATAAAATCGAACTTGGGTGCATTTAAATGGCCAGAGCAATTAAAAGTAATTctgtaatatcttttttttaataacaaaaggtTCCAACCCGgtcaattttaatagaaaactcCAGCATTTTGCATttcgtatataaaataaatattttcagtaaatgcTTTTCATacttcattgtaaaaaaatatttcaatctatatAACATCTAAGCAACCCATTTAATTCGActagattttcttttcaaataaaaactgatattttatattctgttgTTTCATCTattgtcagaaatatttttttttgaattaacaaGTGTATATAACGCTCATTTTAATTCCTACACTTTTGATGCTGTGGGCGTGTACATTCTCTAGAAATTTCGGCATACAAAGAATTTTGTAGACACTTGTATAGAATTATTTAGACAAACatgttttgatacattttttttgatTTCGTTAACGAAGAAAACAATAACTTATTGCGTTGGAAACGAATATTTGTTAAATTGACactttacccccccccctcctcccttAAACAAATAAgcgtatatattaaataataattattgaataaaatttacatgaaatttacttatttattaaaattcatttgaagaatcttaaaactaacatttttttcttattcctcaTGATtcgcttgaaaaaatatttactatgtgGTATCCTTTGATGTCGGTAAAAAGAGTACATGGCAGACGGTTTCTTTGTCGTAAAACCAAGTATTGTGAAAATGCCGAAATTACAGggctgaaaaaaattgaaatctgctatcggaAATTTCACTTTATCATCAGAGgacattttaatttgttataaaattttgattgaagaaAACTGGATTTTAATCAGTTGTTAGATATATGAAATGCGtttataaatccaaaatatttcgaaaaaaatagatacattttcatatcacatacattttttctttttgcccgagatattttcaataatgtaattagaattaaaagtaGGTGgtcgaaattttgaatatttaaatttaaactttttgaatttgtatttttttctgatacGTAGCACTATCAACGGCTCCAATTCCTATTGTCGTAATTTCTATAgcccatttttttatatttatagctggttaatttttttatataatctcaaACTGCATTGCCAAAAcaataacatattttcaaataataattgtaatacgAGGACAAGAAATAGCCGCACAAaggaacaaatatatatttatttttggaattgttaGATGGCATCGACTCGATAAATCATACCATTGATGAAaaattgaagcatcaaataaaaCTATAGAATGGtaatattgaaagataaaaattaaaaaatcttattctaaatAGCAGAAAAACTTATTTCCATGTAAATAACGTTACATTTATCTAGACTATTTTTTCTTTGTTCAGaggcttttatttaacttcaattgttcgtatttgaaaaattgaaatcattcaaTTCCTAAtgtattagcttttttttttaattctacatttgtatatttttagaaaaatatactttctaaaaatgttttcagagcttaaatatttttaatcgtttaACTTAGTAAAATCTTTATTCACTCTCTATTGGCATCACTTATTAGTCAGACTGAAATAATTCCATTCCCATATTccataatatctataataatgaattataaaataaacactaaaagatagttaaaacttaaaaaaaatatgtactgcAGCTCCCTAATGAGTgctttccatttcaaaaatagtatttattaaaattattagagtTTAGAGTTATCCTCAGACTAATGAAAAACTGGATTAAATATAATGTGGGAGAAATAGAAGCTCATTAATAAGATATTaagtttataacaaaaattatatttattacatatacaaaattataaatatatattacaaaatataattctaaattcgAGAAGCACTATGGTTTACTTTAGAGACTAGATATGACTAGAACAGACCACCATTCCGGAAGCTTCGCATCTTCAGATCCGAGGTTCCCTCCGGTGATGAGTTAACAAGAGAGATAAAATAGATCATATGTTTTCTTCCAGCCTTACCTGTTAAAAAAACATTCCAGAAAAAAGCTACTAATgtgaattttctataattttattgtgtttctaaaagcattatatttatttaataatcatgttTTGTTGTCATTTTATGACTAAAGTGTTACAGTTTAGTAGAATTGGTAAAATTTTTATCTCAGGCAGATGGAGAAACACGCATCAGCTCAGGCTTATTTTTATATCGGAGCTAATAAGTATTCATTTTCTGCTAAAGCTTCCgactatttttaatgtattaaaggttgaataaattagaaaatgaaacagaCACAGATGTTATTTTCTGCAATTTATGCTCCTACAAATCAAAggaatatcttttatattaaaatagtgaaaCGAACACGATAATGAATACATTTAGAAACAATAGAAACACAACAATTTGAATTCGTTCATTTAACTCTTTTAATGATGAACCAAACTCCTTTTTAATGAGAACCAACCAGATTCTCAATGAACAATTTGGTTGCAAttcttgatattaattaattatttttataatatgaattttaatattccgtcagtcgagttttttttttttttttcaaataaatgtggtCACGCTGTAACTGCCAGATACACCAGTATATATTGTTAACATCAGTAAATAATATAGTTTAGTAatagaataatatagatatataaagtAGATACAAACAAAAACACAATACATTTTTTCCAAAACGAACTagcaaaaaagatatttttaacagaCGTAGCATAATCGAGTTATTGAAAAATCGCGTATATGTCAGATAAGGTGCGACTAACGGAATGTTAATTGGTTCGTTTGAAAAGATATTTGCTGTAGCCTGTATGTTTCTTTAAATTGTCAAATCTTTGTGtcattaaactataaatttttttattcagtcatTCAGAGATTAATagatttttccttttattgtaaTCATTCCAGTTTAAATTTTCCGCCCATATCTAAACCTAATAAATACATGATGCACTTAAATGTTATCATTAAAGATAAGAATGCTTCGCTTTAAAGTTCAAAGTCAAGGATTCACAATGACTTCCATATTAGGGTTCTATTCCTTGATTGTAGTTATGGAATTAAGGATacagaaaccaaaatttgtttaaagtgtGCCAAACACAGGATAAGGACTCTCTATTTGTGAATGTTTAACTTTGATTTCGAAGGAGTATTGTGCTTATACCTTCAGattgataaattctgaaaaccgatgtaagattattttattattatatttatgatatatatgcAATTGTTATTTAGATTCAAAGTTTTATTGGAATTCTGACATTTTATTTGCTCTgatctaactttttttttgccACAAATATACTTGATATtctggaataattaattttccaaagtataaaatatataatttttttatatttaacatttataacgGCGTCTTAATATGCCATTTTTAACCAAGAAACTGGCTGTACGTGCATTAAAGCATGCATTGTTAACCAGCATATATCTATAATACCAGAATATATCTAAGCTTGATTTATATCTTTTCTTAATCTGTAGGAAAACATGGAACACATAAAATTGAATGGTAGGAATATCCACTCTAATTGTGACACAACAGCGAATTTCTAAATGTTTAGAGATATGCGTATAATTCCGATTtggaaaatgctttgaattttgtggctaaatataaaaagaaaatttattagaacAGCTTGTAGAACATACCAAAAATAACCTATCCAAGAGCCGGTGACGTGTTTTTATCATTTCACCTGTATCATCGAAATCgggtttttttgtttatttaatattcttttttttatctgagcAACGACAAACTATCTCCGAATTTCTATAAAGACAATGTTTTGGCATTATTCCAAATCAAGACCGGAAAAACGTGATAGTAGCACGTGGAATAACTGTTAAGTTCTAGTTCCTTCCATGTTTTGTACTTGTGATTCGAATGTGAGCTGGGAATTTTATCGTCTGCGATGTTTTGGtgtgtttattattaatagattataCTAAGATGAATTCGTACGTTAAATTACACAGTTTGTGActtaaagtaataaatgaatgATTGGAAAGAAACTACAGGTAAGGATATGGATAGTAAATttacaaagtatatttttatatcattacagGTCTTTGCTTCGATTTTCTTCGTAATATTTCTTAATACCTCTTATAAATATGAAGTgttgtttttaatcattttgattgaaataattatgtCTATTTGGTTATTATAACTACTAGTATATCTATTTGGAAGTTTTCAAACCGCTTTAATTAAgcgggttttttttttagtaaatttctatTGTCATAAAGTCACAGACTAATATGCTAGTAAATGTTTCTTTCATATTTgcagtaaaaaagaattttaaaatgatttatttcataacccccccccacacacacacacatgtttaAATGCTTTGACATTAAAGTACATGAATGTAAGGTGAAATTAAAGTTGTCCTTCTAAtgatagcaaaataattttttcatgtatattgttgtatttgcttttaacatatatttcggttttaagaaaattgagtttttaaaaatgtagtacatttttttgcttatttatatgaacattaaaaatatgttcaaattcatttatacattttttcatgtcgactcattttaattaataatttatattccataatatatatttcataatataaaatagttatactACACAATTATCTTATTATTGTAATGATTTGATATTTGTACTTTGTCTGTGTTTGCGAAAAGTGCATTCTAAAGTAATGCATCCAcggcaaataaatataaatattttgtcaaaagaGAGTGCTGTCATTTTTAATTGACATTACATTTGACcccaaaacaaaatttaatcattataggTACAATCAAAAGCAAcgtgttatttttattgcataaaaataagcgTTCTGAAAAAAttacgtaatttttttatatatattttgttacaatTCCAAGAAAGAATCCTAGCCATCCAAACCAATCTATTTATATAAACTAATGTAAGTGTGTTTGTGCTGTGATTGCCTTATacaaacatgcatttttttgGCTCATGCTGGAGGAATTTGCACTTTTCAAGACAACAGAAAggtcaaaattaataaaaacttcgTTTAACTATGAAATAAGTAAGCTTTTCTGTTATCCCttggtattttcaaaatttcatctcacaataactatttttaaccatttgaagatttttttaaccaattattttttgttaccagcaactttattttcattcagtttttttcctctgattttaattaattttatacacaactatttaaatgttttttttattattttttataattttaacaaaaaaatctcttattttcttaaattgttgaaTTGCTTGTTTTTGCCAAAGTgagtttattatgaaaaatttgttttcttccagcataaatttcaaagtagaatttttactttgtagtaaACGCATTTTTATCATACAACAAATGCAACTTacctttgaaacacagattttgaaattctttgacttttttattttttgaatttaatggtTTAAATTTACCTCATATTATagcattttcctttatttttttacgaagcctattaatataagattttataattgtttttaactcgatttaactgaataaaattttatttcgtttgataatattttaatgcatcttgctgtatttttttccaatgaaatcTAAAGTTAGACTTTTTAAACGggtatttatttttggttttgaatTGTAACTACAGAATTCGGGACTATTATTTACGCATTATTTTTAAGGCATTGTTTTAATCAACGTTCCTAACAATTACATCCAAATATAAGGTACTTGCAtgtttttgatcttttttttttctttttttttacttaaaaaggcatttattgagaaaagttggtagaatatatattaatcaaaatattttccctcGTTTTCTACAATTTTTCCCATTTTCGCCCAGTAAAGTCTTGCAACTGATTGTCTTCGAATTGTTTTGGTCCTCCATGCCGTTCTTTGTTATTggcatcgaaatcaccactcttaaaccGTTGAAACCACAACCGACAATTGGGATATAATAGagcagcatcaccataagtttctaaaagtatcTGATGGGTTTCGGCAAgtagatttcttcaaataaaaaaaaaatgaatgtcgaaaatgcaatttggagtgttccatgattggggtcttcatacactgaataactcaataataaatactaaatgaaaaaactttcaaaatgataataataaagtaatagtaaattggtaaaacccaaaaccattatCGTTTATATAGATACGTCGCATGTTTTCCAATAGATGCCGCTTATTAAAATGCCTGCCAGCACTTAATACTATGATATCATGTTAATTCCTACGTTATATCTATAATTATGTGTTTCATCCTGGTTTTAAGGTTATTATAACTATGCATATTCTTTGGTAACtactgttaaaatttaatttcagaagtaaaaatgaaataatcaaactttATAATTTTCCTGCTTtggtaatttatattctataatttggtGTACAACCAGCGTcacattttatttccaataataatttattgatttttattggatttataaaaaaaacttttttatgataaataattaatgatattcgTCCAATATACAAACTGTTATAATGATTTAACATGGAAGTTTCATTTTGCGACTCCgcaattgaattatatatttttttagacttttacaTTAAAGCTTAATTTATTGAAGCAATGGAAATTTGTGTTGAGAGGGCACATGGATACAGGAAACTGAACAGgcacacaatttttaaaattttttaaaatagaacaaatatgaaTGCGGATCCAAAATCTGAAATATCAGCACCTTTCTCGAGCCATCTTTAAGAggcatgataaatataaaaaatatatattgacataAAACATAATCAATATTTCTAGACAGGTGTTAGAGCAAAACAAGCCAACAAAAAGTCATTTAGATACGAATTGAAATCGCGTATTTGGTAGAATATATCCCGACCTTCACTCTGCAACAATACTGTGTATATCATTATTTCGGCTTGCTATTACCTTTATAAAAGCTAAATTGAATTCACTGAGTGAACTTATCATTTAATCTTTCATCTATGAAGCTCAGGATCTTGCAGTTGGCATGTAGTTATTTCTTGGGTGCACCAAATTGGAATGTGCTTCACTACTTTTCTTTCTGTTATATTTTGCCTTGGATGACATTTAGTACTTTATAAATCTAAATTGAAtacaatgaatgaatttattattaaattttccatttataaaaccCAGGAACTTGCAGTTGACATGTAGTTATTTCTTGGGTGCACTAAATTCGAAtgtattttgcaactttttttctgttatgttttGCTTTCCCTGACATTTAGTTTTCACTTAATActacataaagaaagaaaatatagaaaaagttaattcattttcGCCTAAGTTACAATTGTTTAGTtatcattcatttcatatttttcttttttatatagaaaCAAAGATGAAACGCAACTCATATAGAGGATTTTATAGCCTGGAAAGACAGTATTGCAAGCGAAATAGCTTGTTCGATAATCCTTATCAACAAGTCTTGTGAACATGAATGCTAACAAATAGGAGTAGCATTCACATTTAATCGTGACAATAATTTAATTCCATCTAATATAACAGAACCATTACTTTTTGGGGTCTCTAGAATCAAAATGGTTGGCTTGTTAATGAGCACCATCATTGAACAGAGTCTGTTCGTTAACAATCCATGTAATACACACTCAACTTTTACTGGTACACAGCACCCACATTTAAACTTTGCAATGATTGAACCTAATTAATGTatctatattttcatattttttgtgtCTCTAGAATCGAAACAAGAGAACTTGGATAACGATTCTTCTTCTTGTAGAGATCATTTTCGTTAAGATTGGTGTGGTACACATTCACTCcttgtttttattcaaattagatCTGAGtaatttctctattatttttttcagatcaaCAAAACAACCACTTCTCCAGCAAATATCAACTGTCCATTTCAACAAAGTAGTCAACACACATGGATGCCAACATCGAATTTGTCATTTACACAGCGCTGACCGCAACGGTGTGGATGCTTTCACTTTCCTGGTTGCTACCGTTTTTGCTTCTTCTCAAATTCAGCAAATCAATTCGAAATAAGTGGTTCTCATGGCTCTTCGTTACTATCATCAGCCCTCTGTTGAATCCTGTAatgattaaaatgagaaaaaaggcTTTCAGTCGTCTGAAAGATCATTTGGGGGACAGAAAGAGGAACACCCCTTTAGAAATTCTGGAGATAGGTATTGGAGGAGGAGCCAATTTGCAGTACTATCCAGAAAATTCGAATCTGACCGCTGTGGACATGAATCCATCGTTCATAACATACTTTGAGGAAAACCGGCAGAAGTACCCTCAAGTCAACTTCAAGAGAACTGTTATAACCATGGCCGAAGATATGCATGAGATCGATGATAATTCCTTTGATGTTGCAATCTGCACCTATACCCTCTGCTCTGTGAAAAGTGTGCGATCTGCTCTGAATGAAATCAAACGCGTGTTAAAACCTGTAAGTATAGTTCAATATTCAtgatgtttttttactttttgatatacgTAGATTAGAGAAAGTAGAGTATAAGTCAATGaattcgaagtcgagattttgacaaatctccacattttagacctcactgagttcgataaacacatttttggtaaatgtcCATCTGTGAATCGGCTTGTCTGtgactaagataactcaaaaatactttgatatagatggattaattttgatatacggcatttacattaaatttatagatttctgtcaaattttcagcaaactcTGCTAGAAGAAGCCTGTCTGTCCggctatccgaatataagttaacataataattacaaaacgaacagacctaaacagataaaattcgatacacaaaattaatatctatagtctCGACACCTGTCCAATTTGTAGTCAAATCTAATaaggagttgaccatctgtcggtcagcacttttagaaacatgtaaaagcgacgaatcaaaaacaaaataacttaaatGTGTCAAAttaggtatgagattttgtgactactagTTTTgcgttaaatttttgtttcaatcagttggcgAAAAAAGGCGACTCAATTCTCGGAATACTTTAACCGAACGCCAGTTATTAATCTCTAACTAACTCGAATAGGATGGCACGATAGtgtgagcaattgcttttgtactgtggtcatgttactgggctgcgaaccacaaggacccaggttctatcctcactcatcacaattcgctacattggtgacctcagatgtgatccttcaaccttcgtacagctgttgtgacgccatctacccacagcaaaaccAAAGTCGCCAGGCTCACTTGAAGCAGCAACACAAAGTattcagactcacttgacgcagcagcagccactcactcacacacgctcgccatgacgcttggcgctactcgaatgcgtacaggcgcattagaattaACAgcaaatacatcaccactcaacagccatatcgttcgtctcacctccgactcactggagggagagtctgtggtgaaagcttataagccagttaacagctactctacacaagcaattgcttttgtattgtggtcatgttactaggctgcgaaccataaggtcccagattctattcTCGCTCATCACCAATCCgccacaataga carries:
- the LOC129983679 gene encoding N6-adenosine-methyltransferase TMT1A-like; protein product: MDANIEFVIYTALTATVWMLSLSWLLPFLLLLKFSKSIRNKWFSWLFVTIISPLLNPVMIKMRKKAFSRLKDHLGDRKRNTPLEILEIGIGGGANLQYYPENSNLTAVDMNPSFITYFEENRQKYPQVNFKRTVITMAEDMHEIDDNSFDVAICTYTLCSVKSVRSALNEIKRVLKPGGKFLCVEHVLYSKSSWNSSLQKFAAPLWKIYFNGCTLTRKSDEEIRKTGFKDVVIEMHHPKDMWLVARPQIIGIATK